One genomic region from Thermoleptolyngbya sichuanensis A183 encodes:
- a CDS encoding protochlorophyllide reductase has product MQNSQQPTVIITGASSGVGLYATKALAQRGWHVVMACRDLAKAEAAAQSVGIPKDHYTLLHIDLGSLDSVRKFVDDFHATGRSLDALVCNAAVYMPLLKEPLRSPEGYELSVATNHFGHFLLCNLLLGDLKDSPAADKRLVILGTVTANSKELGGKIPIPAPADLGNLEGLEAGFKAPVSMIDGKKFKAGKAYKDSKLCNMITVRELHRRYHDTTGITFSSLYPGCVADTPLFRNSYPIFQKVFPWFQKNITGGYVSQELAGERVAQVVADPAFKQSGVHWSWGNRQKQGRESFVQELSEKATNDALGDRLWTLSAKLVGL; this is encoded by the coding sequence ATGCAAAACTCTCAGCAACCGACCGTAATCATAACCGGAGCCTCTTCGGGAGTGGGGCTATACGCTACCAAAGCCCTGGCCCAGCGTGGATGGCATGTGGTCATGGCCTGTCGAGATCTAGCCAAAGCCGAAGCCGCTGCACAGTCCGTCGGCATTCCCAAAGATCACTACACGCTACTGCACATCGATCTGGGATCGCTCGACAGCGTTCGCAAGTTTGTGGATGACTTTCACGCCACCGGGCGATCGCTCGATGCGCTAGTCTGCAACGCCGCTGTTTATATGCCCCTGCTCAAGGAGCCGCTCCGTAGCCCAGAGGGGTATGAACTCAGCGTTGCTACCAACCATTTTGGGCACTTCCTGCTGTGCAATCTGCTATTAGGCGACCTCAAGGATTCCCCCGCCGCGGACAAGCGCTTGGTCATTTTGGGAACCGTCACTGCCAACTCCAAGGAACTGGGTGGCAAGATCCCCATTCCCGCGCCCGCCGACCTAGGCAACCTGGAAGGGCTAGAGGCCGGCTTCAAAGCGCCGGTTTCCATGATTGACGGCAAAAAGTTCAAGGCCGGCAAAGCCTACAAAGACAGCAAGCTCTGCAACATGATCACCGTGCGCGAGTTGCATCGCCGCTATCACGACACCACGGGCATTACCTTCAGTTCGCTCTACCCTGGCTGCGTCGCCGACACGCCGCTGTTCCGCAATAGCTACCCAATTTTCCAAAAAGTCTTCCCCTGGTTCCAAAAGAACATCACAGGCGGCTATGTCTCGCAAGAACTGGCGGGCGAGCGCGTGGCGCAGGTCGTAGCTGATCCGGCGTTCAAGCAGTCCGGAGTTCACTGGAGCTGGGGCAACCGTCAAAAGCAGGGGCGCGAGTCCTTTGTTCAAGAGCTGTCGGAAAAGGCCACAAACGATGCCCTGGGCGATCGCCTCTGGACGCTCAGCGCCAAACTCGTTGGGCTGTAG
- a CDS encoding GNAT family N-acetyltransferase → MLTERYIQVNNSAELASLATQGGFPLLEARMFELHQLDAHWVLLRGEAIAGYCSLWWRSVPEYPGERLGLIGHYAVADGLAAASLLGHAAGELAAQGCTLAIAPIDGNTWRRYRLLSDRGTEPPFFLEPDNPDEWCGQFEAAGFGAIAHYSSALATDLTQVDPRLTAVQQRLDAAGVKIRPLALDQFDAELERIHALSLVAFQRNFLYSPISQAEFLTQYRQVRPYVQPELVLLAEQESQLVGFLFAVPDLLQAQRGKTVDTVIIKTVAVLPGRRYAGLGNVLVARVQAIAHDLGYRRAIHALMHDDNNSRNLSSRYAHSIRRYTLYARKL, encoded by the coding sequence ATGCTTACAGAACGTTACATCCAGGTTAACAATTCTGCTGAACTGGCTTCCCTGGCGACTCAGGGCGGTTTTCCGCTATTGGAGGCGCGGATGTTTGAGCTACATCAGCTGGATGCCCACTGGGTTTTGCTGCGGGGCGAGGCGATTGCGGGCTATTGCTCGCTGTGGTGGCGATCGGTGCCAGAGTATCCGGGCGAACGGCTGGGCTTAATTGGGCATTACGCCGTAGCGGATGGGCTTGCCGCAGCAAGCTTGCTGGGACACGCCGCAGGGGAACTGGCGGCCCAGGGCTGCACCTTGGCGATCGCCCCCATCGACGGCAACACCTGGCGGCGCTATCGGCTGCTGAGCGATCGCGGCACGGAGCCGCCGTTTTTCCTAGAGCCAGACAATCCTGATGAATGGTGCGGGCAGTTTGAGGCGGCGGGCTTTGGGGCGATCGCACACTATTCCTCAGCGCTGGCGACGGACTTAACCCAGGTCGATCCGCGACTGACAGCCGTACAGCAGCGGTTGGACGCGGCAGGCGTGAAGATTCGTCCGCTGGCACTCGACCAGTTTGACGCAGAGCTAGAGCGAATTCATGCCCTATCGCTGGTGGCGTTTCAGCGCAACTTTCTCTACAGCCCGATTTCCCAAGCAGAATTTCTGACGCAGTATCGCCAAGTGCGTCCCTACGTGCAGCCAGAACTGGTGCTGCTGGCAGAGCAGGAGTCGCAACTGGTGGGTTTTTTGTTTGCCGTGCCCGATTTGCTCCAGGCGCAGCGCGGCAAAACGGTGGATACGGTGATTATCAAAACCGTAGCAGTGCTACCCGGTCGCCGTTATGCAGGATTGGGCAACGTGCTGGTGGCGCGAGTGCAGGCGATCGCCCATGATCTCGGCTATCGTCGTGCCATTCACGCCCTCATGCATGACGACAACAATTCTCGCAACCTGAGCAGCCGTTATGCCCATTCCATCCGGCGTTACACGCTCTATGCCCGCAAGCTCTAA
- the rppA gene encoding two-component system response regulator RppA, with protein MQILLVDDEIELTEPLTHVLKREGYAVDVAHDGAEGGTLATQGSYDLLILDWMLPHQSGLEICQSLRAKGDTTPVLFLTAKDTIDDRVAGLDAGADDYLVKPFELRELLARVRALLRRPPSLEPSVPVRSAARLAVGDLELDLDNQVAYRRGRTIELSEKESQLLDYLMRHPNQLLTHAQIHEQVWGDAEKISSNVLAAQIRLLRRKIEGKGESTLIHTVYGKGYRFGE; from the coding sequence ATGCAAATTCTCTTAGTAGACGACGAAATCGAACTCACCGAGCCGCTGACCCACGTCCTCAAGCGCGAAGGCTACGCGGTCGATGTGGCGCACGATGGGGCAGAGGGGGGAACCCTGGCAACGCAGGGCAGCTACGACCTGCTGATTTTGGACTGGATGCTGCCCCACCAGAGCGGGCTAGAAATCTGTCAGTCGCTCCGCGCCAAGGGCGACACCACGCCCGTCTTATTTCTCACGGCCAAAGACACGATCGATGACCGCGTTGCTGGGCTGGATGCAGGCGCAGACGACTATCTAGTCAAGCCGTTTGAGCTACGAGAGTTGCTGGCGCGGGTGCGGGCGCTGCTGCGGCGGCCCCCTAGCCTGGAACCCAGCGTGCCAGTCCGATCTGCCGCTCGCCTCGCCGTTGGGGATCTGGAGCTAGATTTGGACAATCAGGTAGCCTATCGTCGGGGACGCACCATCGAGCTATCGGAAAAAGAAAGCCAACTGCTGGACTACCTCATGCGGCATCCCAATCAACTGCTGACCCATGCCCAAATCCATGAGCAGGTGTGGGGCGATGCCGAGAAAATCAGCAGCAATGTACTAGCGGCGCAAATTCGCCTGCTCCGCCGCAAGATCGAAGGCAAGGGCGAAAGCACGCTGATTCATACGGTGTATGGGAAGGGGTATCGGTTTGGAGAATAG